CGGCACCTATGCCGCGGCTCGCCCCAGTGATAAGCACGGTTTGCTCTGTAAATGGCTTATTGCTCGTAGGTTCCGTCATCCTTCAGCCTCACTTTCGAACAATAGAAGCAGCCAGCTGGCTCCAATCAAAGTGCTCCTTCAGCAGACTCTCCGCGTCATTGAGCTCCAGCTGCTCATATACCGGCAATATATCGAATAGATCGATATCCTTGAACCGGTATTTTGTATATTCGTTAGCAATCGATTCGGGTGAATTCAGCTGTCTGAGGAAGGCTCCGATTTTTTTCTTCTTACTCCGCTCGAAATCTGCTCTAGCCAAGCCTTCAGCCTTCATGCGATCCAATTCCGTCTGCACCCGCTCGATCAGCTTCTCCGGCTCTGGCGTGTCTCCGCCAATGACAGAGAATGCATAATGCTCGGAAATATTGTACTCCATACCGAAATTGTCCGAGATAAGCTGCTCGTCATACAGCTTCTGATATAAAGCCGAGCTCGGACTGATCAGCATGTCTAGCAGCACCTTCATCGCAAGCTCTCGCTTCAGCATATCGCGACCTCTGAGCGGCTGAGAAGGCTCCTTGCAGCCGAACAAGCATTTCGGCACCGATACAGGTAAGGAGGTCAGCTTGCGAGCGTTCTTCACACCGGGAGGCTCCGCATCGAATAGACGATGAATGTCACCCTGCGGCTTGAAGCTCTTGCCTGCCTGATTGGTTCTGACTAGCTCCATCATCTCCTGCGGGTCAACTCCGCCAACGATGAACAGACTCATGTTGGTCGGATGATAGAACGTATGGTAGCATTCATAGAGCATATCCTTCGTAATCTCACCGATCGAGGCGACCGTTCCTGCAATATCGATATGGACCGGATGCGTGTGGTACATCGTCTCGATCAAGCCGAAGTACGCGCGCCAGTCCGGATTGTCCTGGTACATCTTGATCTCCTGGCCGATGATGCCCTTCTCTTTCTCTACATTCTCATCTGTGAAATAAGGATTTTGCACGAAGTTCAGCAGCGTCGTCACATTCTCCTTCACATGCTCGGAGGCCGAGAACAAGTACGACGTTCGATCGAAGCTTGTGAATGCGTTGGCTGACGCGCCCTGCGCCGCGAAGATGGAGAAGATGTCGCCCGTCGGCTCCTCGAACATCTTATGCTCGAGGAAATGTGCAATGCCGTCAGGCACCTTCTGCTCCGCTTGACCTTCGACACGGAAGTGATTATCGATCGAGCCATACTTCGTCGAGAACGTCGCATACGTTTTCTGGAAGCCGGCCTTCGGTAAGATGAAGACGGACAGTCCGTTAGGCAGCGTCTCACTATAGATCGTTTCCTTCACTTGCGGATACGGAATCGTCTGCATTTACTGTCCCCCTTGATCATTAGTCAAAAAGTATATCGTATCAAGCTGCGTCTGCTGCGCGATCTGCTTGATCTGCTCCGGTGTCGTCTGCATAATCGACTCGATTAAGGACGGCACCGAACGCTCCGCGCCTGACAATCGGTTGTTGAAGTCGAACGAGATAAGCTCGAATGCCGAATCCTGCAGCTCGCGCAAATGTCCCGTGATCATCGCCTTCGTCTGCAGCAGCTCGGTATCGCTGATCTGACCGTTCACCAGCGCCTGAAGCTGCTCCTTGATGATGTCGACGGCCTTCGCATAATTGCCAATCTCGATGCCGGATTGAATCGTCACGATACCTTTATGACCGTCCAATCGGGACGAGGCATAATAGGCTAGACTTGCCTTCTCCCGCACGTTCGTGAACAGCTTCGCATGCGGATAGCCTCCAAGAATACCGTTGTACAGAAGCGCAGACGGGTACGTGTCGTTCGCATACGAGGTCGGGATACGCAGACCCATATTCAGCTTGCCTTGGTTCACCTCGATCCGCTCGACAACCTCCTTAACCTCAGTTACCGTACGATGAGCAACCTGCAAGCTATAGTCAGAAGCCGCGCTGCGATTCAGCTGGAAGCAGCGTTCCATAATCGGCAGCACCTGCTCAAGGCTCGTGTCGCCGACGACGTATATATCGATTGGAGCCTCTGCCAGCCATTGATGGTAACGTCCTGTCAAGCTCTCAGCATCGAGCTCCGGGAGCTTGTCGATCTTCCCGAGCGGATGCAGCCTATAAGGCTCATCCTTACACATCTCTTCAATGCAGCGCTCAGCCGCATAACGGATTTTATCATTAATGATCGCTTCGAGCCGCTTGCGAACGGTCGCCTGCTCGGCTGCTATATATTTACTCAACAGCTTGCCTTCGTCCATCGCAGGCTGCGTCAACGCCTCGCCAAGAAACTGAAGCCCTTGCTCCAGAAGCGACTCCTTGCTTGATACGAAGTCATCCTGAATGACATCCATCCGAAACTGTACAATCTGATAGTCGCCACGCTTATAGACGTCGAAGCCAAAGCCTGCACCGTACAGATCGTCCAGCCGCTCGCGAAATTGCTTCGTTTCCGGATACGTCTTCGTGCCGCGGCGCAGCACGAACGGAATGAGCGCCGTAGGTGTGACCGTCTCCTCACGCAGCGGACTTCCAACGTAAGCCGATATGGCGAATGTTTTGAACTGACGCGTTGGCAGCACGTGCACCCGCATTCCGTGAACCGTTCCTCGTTCCATCTGAACTTCCTTCATTACCGCAACAGCCCCTCTCGACACGACATAACCGCCTTTCCGGTTTGTATTCCATTATATTCCTCTACAAAGAGAAGAAGCAACCGTGATCGGTTACTTCTTCATAAGTGAGGTTCAATGTACAAGCTGCAACTATGCTAGCTGCCAAATTACATGCAGAATATATGCTTACCGATCGTCTTCACCTGAGGACGTGTCCAGATCCACTTGGAGGTTGCTGTCACCGGGTTGAAGTAATACAAGCAACCACCTGTCGGGTCCATCCCATTGATTGCATCCTTCACCGCGCGGAAGGAAGACTCATTAGGCGTCAGCCATATTTGACCATCATCAACAGCTGTGAACGCCCGAGGCTGGAATATAACGCCATACACCGTATTCGGGAAGCTTTCTGACTTCACTCGATTCAGGATGACCGCTGCGACTGCAACTTGACCGACGTATGGCTCACCGCGTGCTTCCCCGTAAACGGCGTTCGCCATCATTTTCAGGTCTTGCTCGGACATGCCCAGCATCGTCGAATGCGCCATGCCGGCCGAGGTCGCCTTCGCCGTACTGCCGCCGCCTCCTGGGTTCGAGCTTGCAGTAGAGCTTCCCGTGTTCGAGCCCGGATTGGAGTCGGACGCACTTTGCGTACTGCCCGGAGCCCATGGTGGGAGCTCGTCAGAGCTGGCTCTCCAAGCCTTCGTGGCCTCCCACAGCTTTACCTTCGTCTTACTACCGGCGATCCCGTCTGCCTTCAAGCCGAATTCAGACTGGAACGTCTTCAGTGATTTTAACGTCTGATAGCCGAAGTCACCGTCAACACGGCCCTTGTAGAAGCCGAGGTATTTCAAGCGTCCTTGCAGCTCGTACACGTCTGCCGTTCCGGCTGCGCCGTAACGTATTTCGTTTTTGCTGAAGGTCGGCTCTGTTCGAAGACTGTGCTTGACTTCCAGCCCAATAAACAGGACGAGGACAAGGCTGATCGTAATAAGCAGTAATCTTTTGTTCATCGCGGCAACTCACCTTTCCCACACAATCGTATGTGCAACCTATTTGAGGTTATTATGAGAAAGGAGTACCGCTTCTATTCAATGATGACAGCCATGTCCATATGATGGAAAATCGAGCTCAGGAGCTGATTCGACTCAACTGAAACTGTTCGACGCTCATGAGCACCTCGCGCGGCTTACTGCCCTCGTAAGGCCCGACGATGCCTCGTGCCTCCATCATATCTATTAATCGCGCCGCACGGGTGTAGCCGACTCTCATACGTCGCTGCAGCAGCGATACGGACGCTTGCTTCGCTTCGAGCACGATCTGGACGGCCTGCTCGTACAGCTCGTCCTCGAATCCATCCTGATCGTCCTGCTTGTCCTCGACCTGCGGCACCATATCCTCGACGTACTCGACCTGTCTCTGCGTTCGAACGAAATTACATACCGTCTCCACCTCTTGATCGGACAAGAAAGCGCCCTGTACGCGCACCGGCTTGTTCGCACCCATGGGCAAGTACAGCATGTCGCCTCGTCCAAGAAGCTTCTCAGCACCAGCCGAGTCGAGAATTGTTCGAGAGTCCACCTGCGACGATACGCCGAAGGCGATACGCGAAGGGATGTTCGCCTTGATAACACCCGTAATTACGTCGACGGAAGGCCTCTGCGTAGCAATCAATAAGTGAATACCGGCGGCACGAGCCATCTGAGCCAGGCGACATATTGCGTCCTCGACATCGTTCGCCGCCACCATCATGAGGTCTGCAAGCTCGTCGACAATGACGACGATATACGGAAGCGGAGCTCCAGTCTGCGTCTCCAGCAGCATCGTATTGTAGCCCTCGATGTTGCGCGTGCCGCTCTTGGAGAACAGCTCGTACCGCTTCTCCATCTCGACGACGACCTTCTTGAGGGCTAAGGATGCGCGCTTCGGATCGGTGACCACTGGTGCAAGCAGATGTGGGATGCCGTTGTATACGTTCAGCTCGACCATCTTCGGGTCAATCATCAGAAACTTCACTTCGTCCGGCTTCGCCTTGAACAGAATGCTGGTAATAATTCCATTCACACATACGGACTTACCAGAGCCTGTCGCTCCAGCTACGAGCAAGTGAGGCATGCGGGCCAAATTACCGACGATCGGCTGACCGGATATGTCGCGTCCCAGCACAATCGACAGCTTCGATGCCGAATCATGAAACACCGGCGTCTCCATCACCTCACGCATCGTAACGATGGAAACCTCCGTATTCGGCACCTCAATCCCGATCGCGGACTTGCCCGGAATCGGCGCTTCCATCCGTATGTCCTTGGCTGCCAGTGCCAGTGCAATATCGTCGGTCAAGCTGACGATGCGGCTGACCTTCACGCCGACATCCGGCTGAATCTCGTAGCGCGTCACCGCTGGACCGCGAACGACCTCCAGCACCTTCGCACGGACGCCGAAGCTCTCGAGCGTCGTCTCCAGCTTGCGTGCAACCGCTTTATAATCAAGTCCGTCGCTCCCCTTACCCGAGGCTGGCTTCGACAGTAGGCTGAGTGAAGGCAGTTCATACGGGATCATCACTGGCTTCGATCGAATCTCGAAGTCCTCCTTGCCTGCGTCTTGAGCGTTAGCTGGAACCTCTGTCGATTGTGCGGCAGCCTTCTCCGAGCTATGGCTAGTAGTAGTGGAGGCCAATACTGGAACCGGACTAGCATTCATCTCTGGCAAGGCTTGCTCCTGCAGCACTTGCTCTTGGAAGTCGCGAATGACCGGGATGGTCGAGTCACGCGCCTCCTGCTCGTGCTGCTGCACAAGGGCAGTCTCATCCAGCTTGTGATCATAATCATAAGCCGCATACACGGTCTGCTCCGCTGCCGCATCCTCTACATGAGGATCTACCTTCGCGTGCCTTGTCTCTGTCTCCTCGCTTCTGGAAGGCTTGAGGAGCTCCATGAAGGCCGACCGCTTGCGCGCAGGAGCTTCCCGCCGCACCTTCGGCTCTGGACGATACGACTCCTCATCGAATTCCTCATCGACCGGCAGCTTTGCAGCTGCAGGAGCCGATTTGCGCCGCGTCTCGCGTTCCTTCTCCTTCTCATTCTCCCGTTCGCGCCGACGCTCCTCACGGGCCTCACGCAAGTCCATCACCGTCTTACGCATATACTGACCGAGCAGCGTCTCCTTGAACGGCTTACGCGATTGCAGCTTCTCCACCAAGTCGCCGATCGACCAGCCTGTCATCAGAATAATACCTGCTACGACTAAGGTGAACTGAATGAGCCTGGCTCCTAGATTGCCGAACATGAAGAACAGCGCTGCATATAGCACGGCACCAGTCATCCCGCCCCCAACATTGTCAGTCAAGATGCTCTGCCCGCTCTCGGTCGGACTTAATCCGTCGATTAAGCTTGTCCATGTCAGGGATACGATCTGACCAGCTGTGAAATCCACCTTAGGAAACAGCTTCGCGAACAAGCTGATATGGCTCATCAGCAGCAGCGACAGTATAATCAGCAGCAGCCCCGACTTGCGCGACGTTCTCCATTGCGGCCATTGTCGCTTCATCATGGCATACAGTGCAATATATATGAACAGCAGGGGAATGATGAAATCCCACGATCCAATGACAAATCGGAACAAGTAGGTAAGCGATCGAGCTACCGACCCATCACGGGACAGTGCAATTACCGATAACGTTAAAATCAATATTCCATATAGCTCAAACTTCAAATTCGCTTTAAAGCCTTTGCCCTTGCTCTTCTTCTTGGCCAAAACCGCCCACCCCCGTCAGCCCATTATACCATAAACTGGCGCTGGGCTGCATGCCGGGTGTGAACCACTCAACAGATCAGTTAATGGCTGCTGCATACAGGCTGAAACTCAATAAGTCGGCCAGGCGCATACTGGGGATTCAAATAATCTTGAGCATTACAGCTGATGAGCCGTACGATGGCGGCCTGCTGCGTATTAATCGGCTGCACCTGCATCGTCACTCCGTTAATGACGACCTCCATCGCCGGCGTCGCTTCCTCCAGCTTGTCGTAGCCCTCGAACACAGCTTCGAGCGGCATAATCGTATAATGCGTCATTGCACCAGTCCTCCTTTGGAGCTGCGGCGCTCCTCGATGAGCTCGTTTAGCTTGCGGATCGCATCTCCGACGCCGCCCATCCCATTGATCAAGCCGTACTTCACCGCATCGGCTCCGATAACGGTCGTTCCAATATCTCGAGTCAGCTCCCCTGTTTTGAACATAAGCTCCTTCAGCTTCTCCTCGCTAACTTGCGAATGCCGCGTGACGAATCGGATGACACGCTCCTGCATTTTATCTAGATATTCGAATGTCTGTGGCACGCCAATGACGAGTCCATTCAGGCGAATCGGATGAATCGTCATCGTGGCCGTCTCTGCAATGAAGGAATAATTAGCAGATACCGCAATCGGTACACCGATGCTGTGACCCCCACCCAGGACGAGCGTCACCGTAGGCTTCGACAGCGTCGAGATCATTTCCGCAATCGCAAGTCCAGCCTCCACATCGCCGCCTACCGTGTTGAGTATAATGAGGACACCCTCGATTTTAGCATTTTGCTCCGCGGCGACGAGCTGTGGAATAAGATGCTCATACTTCGTCGTCTTGTTCTGAGGCGGCAGGACAAGGTGTCCTTCGATTTGCCCGATAATCGTCATGCAATATACATTGGATTCATTGCTCGGAACGGCGGTTTGTCCCAGCTGCTGGATCGCATCAACCGTTGCATTCTTACGTCCCTCCTCACCGCCTGGAGGCAGCACCGGGTGCTGCGGCTGTTGTTCCTGCTTATTCGTCTTTTGCATGACAGTCTCCCCCTAGTCGTGTAAAAATCTGCTTTTAGTATGGTACGCGCGGCCGAGAATATGCGTCAATCCAAAGAAAAAGCTCTCCGTCCGGCATCAAAGCCGGGATCAGAGAGCTCTCACTGTTATATAACTTCGGGTTCAAGTGACTAATGCTGGTGATTACACTTCCATAATAATGGGTAGAATCATTGGTCTTCTGCGGGTTTGTTCATATAAGAATCGTCCGAGTGCATCTTTAACATGCGTCTTAAGGGACGCCCACTCATTCACGTTATCATTCATTAATCGATGCAGCGTATTGGTCACGATCCGGTTGGCCTCATCGAGCAGGCCTTCCGACTCCCTCACGTAGACGAAGCCTCGCGAGATGATGTCCGGTCCGGACAAGATCGCACCGTCCTGCTTGCTGAGCGTGACGACGACGACCAGAATACCGTCCTGAGACAGCAGCTTCCGGTCACGAAGAACGATGTTCCCGACATCGCCAACGCCAAGTCCGTCGATCAAGATGTTACCGGACGATACTTTGGAGCCTTTGCGCGCAACGCCGTCGAGCACCTCTACCGTCTCACCGTTGTCTACGATGAAGATGTTCTCGCGCGGTATGCCTACGGTCTCTGCCAGCATGCCGTGCTGACGAAGCATACGATACTCGCCGTGAATCGGAATGAAGTACTTCGGACGCATCATATTGAGCATCAGCTTAAGCTCTTCTTGACTGCCGTGTCCAGATACGTGAACTCCTGTAACCGAGCCCGGGCCATAGATGACGTGAGCGCCAATACGCATCAGCTCATCCACGGTTCGTCCCACGTAACGCTCATTGCCCGGAATAGGCGTAGCTGCAATAATAACCGTATCGCCTGGCATAATATCGATCTTGCGGTGTGTGGAGCGTGCCATCCGTGTAAGCGCCGACATCGGCTCACCCTGAGAGCCTGTGGACAAGATCGCAACACGATCCGCTGCCAGCTTGTTCACTTCCTCCGGCTCAATGATCATGCCATCAGGGATACGCAGGTAGCCAAGCTCACTAGCAATGGACACCACGTTCACCATGCTGCGGCCGATCACGGCCAGCTTACGCCGTGTAACCTCACACGCATCGATCACCTGCTGAATACGGTGAATGTTCGATGCGAACGTAGCGATGATGACACGCTGCTTCGCCTTACGGAACACCTCTTCGATCTGCTCACCTACGCCGCGCTCCGATCCTGTGTAGCCAGGACGCTCAGCATTCGTACTGTCGGACATCAGCGCAAGAACGCCGCGTTGACCGATGGCTGCCATCTTGTGAAGATCCGCATACTGCTCGTTAACCGGCGTCTGATCGAACTTGAAGTCGCCTGTATGAACGACGTTCCCTTCCGGTGTTTCCAGACATACGCCGACGGAATCCGGAATACTATGGTTCGTTTTGAAGAACGTCGCCGTAATGGTACCGAACTTAAGCTCCGAGTCTGCTGTAATGACATGACGCTTCGTCTCTCCAAGCAGCCCCGCTTCCTTCAGCTTTGTCTCGATGAGACCGAGCGTCAGACGCGTCGCGTATAACGGCACATTTAGATGCTTCAGTACGTACGGCAAGCCTCCGATATGATCCTCGTGTCCGTGAGTAATGATAATCGCCCGAACCTTGTCCCGATTTTCCGTCAAGTACGAAATATCCGGGATTACGATATCGATTCCGAGCATGTCCTCTTCAGGAAACTTCAACCCGCAATCTACGACAACAATATCATTCGCATATTGAATGACATACATATTTTTACCGATTTCGCCCACGCCGCCGAGGGCAAACATCGTAAGCTTATCTATATTTTTTTTAGACAAAAT
Above is a genomic segment from Paenibacillus sp. YYML68 containing:
- the yfmH gene encoding EF-P 5-aminopentanol modification-associated protein YfmH; the protein is MQTIPYPQVKETIYSETLPNGLSVFILPKAGFQKTYATFSTKYGSIDNHFRVEGQAEQKVPDGIAHFLEHKMFEEPTGDIFSIFAAQGASANAFTSFDRTSYLFSASEHVKENVTTLLNFVQNPYFTDENVEKEKGIIGQEIKMYQDNPDWRAYFGLIETMYHTHPVHIDIAGTVASIGEITKDMLYECYHTFYHPTNMSLFIVGGVDPQEMMELVRTNQAGKSFKPQGDIHRLFDAEPPGVKNARKLTSLPVSVPKCLFGCKEPSQPLRGRDMLKRELAMKVLLDMLISPSSALYQKLYDEQLISDNFGMEYNISEHYAFSVIGGDTPEPEKLIERVQTELDRMKAEGLARADFERSKKKKIGAFLRQLNSPESIANEYTKYRFKDIDLFDILPVYEQLELNDAESLLKEHFDWSQLAASIVRK
- the yfmF gene encoding EF-P 5-aminopentanol modification-associated protein YfmF — encoded protein: MKEVQMERGTVHGMRVHVLPTRQFKTFAISAYVGSPLREETVTPTALIPFVLRRGTKTYPETKQFRERLDDLYGAGFGFDVYKRGDYQIVQFRMDVIQDDFVSSKESLLEQGLQFLGEALTQPAMDEGKLLSKYIAAEQATVRKRLEAIINDKIRYAAERCIEEMCKDEPYRLHPLGKIDKLPELDAESLTGRYHQWLAEAPIDIYVVGDTSLEQVLPIMERCFQLNRSAASDYSLQVAHRTVTEVKEVVERIEVNQGKLNMGLRIPTSYANDTYPSALLYNGILGGYPHAKLFTNVREKASLAYYASSRLDGHKGIVTIQSGIEIGNYAKAVDIIKEQLQALVNGQISDTELLQTKAMITGHLRELQDSAFELISFDFNNRLSGAERSVPSLIESIMQTTPEQIKQIAQQTQLDTIYFLTNDQGGQ
- the sleB gene encoding spore cortex-lytic enzyme — its product is MNKRLLLITISLVLVLFIGLEVKHSLRTEPTFSKNEIRYGAAGTADVYELQGRLKYLGFYKGRVDGDFGYQTLKSLKTFQSEFGLKADGIAGSKTKVKLWEATKAWRASSDELPPWAPGSTQSASDSNPGSNTGSSTASSNPGGGGSTAKATSAGMAHSTMLGMSEQDLKMMANAVYGEARGEPYVGQVAVAAVILNRVKSESFPNTVYGVIFQPRAFTAVDDGQIWLTPNESSFRAVKDAINGMDPTGGCLYYFNPVTATSKWIWTRPQVKTIGKHIFCM
- a CDS encoding DNA translocase FtsK translates to MAKKKSKGKGFKANLKFELYGILILTLSVIALSRDGSVARSLTYLFRFVIGSWDFIIPLLFIYIALYAMMKRQWPQWRTSRKSGLLLIILSLLLMSHISLFAKLFPKVDFTAGQIVSLTWTSLIDGLSPTESGQSILTDNVGGGMTGAVLYAALFFMFGNLGARLIQFTLVVAGIILMTGWSIGDLVEKLQSRKPFKETLLGQYMRKTVMDLREAREERRRERENEKEKERETRRKSAPAAAKLPVDEEFDEESYRPEPKVRREAPARKRSAFMELLKPSRSEETETRHAKVDPHVEDAAAEQTVYAAYDYDHKLDETALVQQHEQEARDSTIPVIRDFQEQVLQEQALPEMNASPVPVLASTTTSHSSEKAAAQSTEVPANAQDAGKEDFEIRSKPVMIPYELPSLSLLSKPASGKGSDGLDYKAVARKLETTLESFGVRAKVLEVVRGPAVTRYEIQPDVGVKVSRIVSLTDDIALALAAKDIRMEAPIPGKSAIGIEVPNTEVSIVTMREVMETPVFHDSASKLSIVLGRDISGQPIVGNLARMPHLLVAGATGSGKSVCVNGIITSILFKAKPDEVKFLMIDPKMVELNVYNGIPHLLAPVVTDPKRASLALKKVVVEMEKRYELFSKSGTRNIEGYNTMLLETQTGAPLPYIVVIVDELADLMMVAANDVEDAICRLAQMARAAGIHLLIATQRPSVDVITGVIKANIPSRIAFGVSSQVDSRTILDSAGAEKLLGRGDMLYLPMGANKPVRVQGAFLSDQEVETVCNFVRTQRQVEYVEDMVPQVEDKQDDQDGFEDELYEQAVQIVLEAKQASVSLLQRRMRVGYTRAARLIDMMEARGIVGPYEGSKPREVLMSVEQFQLSRISS
- a CDS encoding YlzJ-like family protein translates to MTHYTIMPLEAVFEGYDKLEEATPAMEVVINGVTMQVQPINTQQAAIVRLISCNAQDYLNPQYAPGRLIEFQPVCSSH
- a CDS encoding ClpP family protease, which gives rise to MQKTNKQEQQPQHPVLPPGGEEGRKNATVDAIQQLGQTAVPSNESNVYCMTIIGQIEGHLVLPPQNKTTKYEHLIPQLVAAEQNAKIEGVLIILNTVGGDVEAGLAIAEMISTLSKPTVTLVLGGGHSIGVPIAVSANYSFIAETATMTIHPIRLNGLVIGVPQTFEYLDKMQERVIRFVTRHSQVSEEKLKELMFKTGELTRDIGTTVIGADAVKYGLINGMGGVGDAIRKLNELIEERRSSKGGLVQ
- a CDS encoding ribonuclease J, whose protein sequence is MSKKNIDKLTMFALGGVGEIGKNMYVIQYANDIVVVDCGLKFPEEDMLGIDIVIPDISYLTENRDKVRAIIITHGHEDHIGGLPYVLKHLNVPLYATRLTLGLIETKLKEAGLLGETKRHVITADSELKFGTITATFFKTNHSIPDSVGVCLETPEGNVVHTGDFKFDQTPVNEQYADLHKMAAIGQRGVLALMSDSTNAERPGYTGSERGVGEQIEEVFRKAKQRVIIATFASNIHRIQQVIDACEVTRRKLAVIGRSMVNVVSIASELGYLRIPDGMIIEPEEVNKLAADRVAILSTGSQGEPMSALTRMARSTHRKIDIMPGDTVIIAATPIPGNERYVGRTVDELMRIGAHVIYGPGSVTGVHVSGHGSQEELKLMLNMMRPKYFIPIHGEYRMLRQHGMLAETVGIPRENIFIVDNGETVEVLDGVARKGSKVSSGNILIDGLGVGDVGNIVLRDRKLLSQDGILVVVVTLSKQDGAILSGPDIISRGFVYVRESEGLLDEANRIVTNTLHRLMNDNVNEWASLKTHVKDALGRFLYEQTRRRPMILPIIMEV